In Candidatus Cloacimonadaceae bacterium, a single window of DNA contains:
- a CDS encoding Hsp70 family protein, whose product MAFIDSNGKSELFRIGEDDRPYLPSIFYLAEDGGRYFGDDARFLANESSLGLLDCPLKRSLRSGVLITGNGQKTSPIDLLTLMFMSLKALIKQNQSFSNESTYQLFLTIPVQYGPADEDLLKTAVVAAGFQSDTLSFVREPIAAAEAWFYEQKVSDEYIVVLDCGGGTLDWACLRQISPGRFELFSDIPPDGDNRIGGYDLDQELFNHILTAADNSEQLYCRQNRNLLLEKLRNLKEKACRFQSDSAVKLQEQTISIPMDVMADIVNKRYIRQTILSISPFIGKLKERTQISRPKVLLVGGSAKVVGLVDAIQKECDCEVVIWERSEFATVLGALPIRKETPQVSEAITEIVVGSHSMSHNTNNNQDQKISVNQNNREVKMDDFKAHAQACYAIIEGKASSNQWVQGISGIFGFPFTLAADVGVVPGIYAPLWTEIRSIYGHVPVSMDSAGPVIKNIIPEVLSDLLLDKALGQIPLIGIYFNIICAKHMTWRLGTLFSMMSARGDDIVSDNITNCMKLIRMLFPQQGQFSFTTPDKNAFIRLVTSVSDISPVDYKTKINKGLLAME is encoded by the coding sequence ATGGCGTTTATTGACAGCAATGGTAAATCTGAGTTGTTTAGAATTGGTGAAGACGATAGGCCTTATTTACCATCCATTTTCTATTTGGCAGAAGATGGTGGAAGGTATTTTGGCGATGATGCAAGGTTTCTGGCCAATGAATCTTCACTAGGTTTACTGGATTGTCCCTTAAAACGTTCCTTAAGAAGTGGAGTTTTGATCACTGGAAATGGGCAGAAAACGTCTCCAATTGATTTGCTTACACTTATGTTTATGTCTCTTAAGGCATTGATAAAGCAGAATCAGAGCTTTTCAAATGAATCAACCTATCAATTGTTTTTAACTATTCCCGTACAATATGGACCTGCAGATGAGGACTTATTAAAAACAGCGGTCGTAGCCGCTGGGTTCCAGTCTGATACCTTATCATTTGTGCGAGAACCAATAGCTGCAGCTGAGGCATGGTTTTATGAACAGAAGGTTTCCGATGAATACATAGTAGTGCTAGATTGCGGTGGTGGGACACTTGACTGGGCTTGCCTGAGACAAATAAGCCCAGGCAGATTTGAGTTGTTTAGTGACATACCACCAGATGGAGATAATCGAATTGGAGGATACGATTTGGATCAAGAGCTTTTCAACCATATTTTGACGGCAGCGGACAATAGCGAACAATTGTACTGTAGACAAAACAGAAACCTGCTGCTAGAAAAGCTAAGAAATTTAAAGGAAAAAGCGTGCCGTTTTCAATCTGATAGTGCTGTCAAGCTTCAAGAGCAAACTATATCAATCCCTATGGATGTTATGGCAGACATCGTCAATAAGAGATATATAAGACAGACTATTCTGTCCATATCCCCTTTTATTGGTAAATTAAAGGAGAGGACGCAGATTAGCAGGCCTAAGGTATTGCTTGTTGGAGGTTCCGCAAAAGTTGTTGGTCTAGTAGATGCTATACAAAAAGAATGTGATTGCGAAGTAGTTATCTGGGAAAGATCTGAATTTGCTACAGTTTTAGGAGCTTTACCGATTAGAAAAGAAACACCACAAGTTTCAGAGGCTATTACTGAGATAGTAGTGGGCTCGCATAGTATGTCTCATAATACAAATAACAACCAGGATCAAAAGATCAGTGTTAATCAAAACAACAGAGAGGTGAAAATGGATGATTTTAAGGCACATGCACAAGCTTGTTACGCAATCATTGAAGGTAAGGCATCAAGCAACCAATGGGTACAGGGTATTTCGGGTATTTTTGGCTTTCCGTTTACCTTAGCAGCTGATGTAGGTGTTGTCCCTGGTATTTATGCCCCACTTTGGACGGAAATTCGTTCAATCTATGGTCATGTACCAGTTTCAATGGATTCAGCAGGTCCAGTGATTAAGAACATAATACCAGAGGTGTTATCAGATTTATTATTAGACAAAGCACTAGGACAAATACCACTAATAGGCATATATTTCAATATAATTTGTGCCAAACATATGACATGGAGATTAGGAACTCTTTTCTCAATGATGTCGGCACGAGGTGATGACATAGTGTCAGACAACATAACCAACTGCATGAAATTAATAAGGATGCTATTTCCTCAACAAGGTCAGTTCTCTTTTACCACACCAGATAAAAATGCATTCATTAGATTGGTTACATCAGTATCTGATATATCTCCTGTAGATTATAAAACGAAAATCAATAAAGGCCTTTTAGCTATGGAGTAG
- a CDS encoding phage minor head protein, with product GSHQAEWVAQLLRNIHMPRTEKINKDSIDKLMGIINTQLGDDFAALVNEPTKAIIDRCVRLGLKDTQVQAPTKTSIGLWSIEDQHLSSTIQKQQLFWIGNHFEADIRQNFADTLTNAIEQGYTKEMLADTLKQQFGDIADKSSHYWQGLAEHTALRIREFGRLQGYKKAKARYYKLVVILDDRTSDICRALAAQDRVYPLNDALEVMDNLMALDIKSNSLDDAREYIKALAPWIKDDQIEYDSQMNPVGVTGAHTPFPPFHWKCRTGTVMT from the coding sequence GTGGCTCTCATCAAGCGGAATGGGTGGCTCAGTTACTCCGGAATATCCATATGCCAAGAACTGAGAAGATCAACAAAGACTCCATAGATAAGCTTATGGGCATCATCAATACCCAGTTGGGAGATGACTTCGCAGCACTGGTCAATGAGCCCACCAAAGCGATAATAGACCGCTGTGTGCGGCTCGGACTCAAGGACACCCAAGTGCAAGCCCCTACTAAGACCAGTATCGGGCTCTGGAGCATCGAGGATCAGCATCTATCATCCACAATCCAGAAGCAGCAGTTGTTCTGGATTGGCAATCATTTTGAAGCTGATATAAGACAGAACTTTGCCGATACACTCACCAATGCCATCGAACAGGGCTATACGAAAGAGATGCTGGCAGATACCCTCAAACAGCAGTTTGGTGACATCGCAGATAAGTCATCCCACTACTGGCAAGGACTGGCAGAACATACTGCTCTCAGAATCAGAGAGTTCGGCAGGCTTCAAGGTTACAAGAAAGCCAAAGCCAGATACTACAAGCTCGTGGTGATCCTGGATGACCGTACCAGTGATATCTGCCGTGCTTTGGCAGCTCAAGACAGGGTCTATCCGCTTAACGATGCCCTGGAAGTGATGGATAACCTCATGGCATTAGATATCAAGTCGAATAGTCTGGATGATGCCCGGGAATACATCAAAGCACTAGCACCCTGGATCAAAGATGATCAGATCGAATACGACTCACAGATGAACCCGGTTGGTGTCACCGGAGCGCACACACCTTTCCCACCGTTTCATTGGAAGTGTAGGACTGGGACGGTTATGACTTGA
- a CDS encoding phosphopantetheine-binding protein — MSDNNTTYQQEPTEQLEVLEQQREYSTLDRVKYVLSMVTERPVDKISNGHVVASLIEDSLQHVLLVIALEEQFNIELTIADTVKIRTVSNLSDHISRMMNAS; from the coding sequence TTGAGTGACAATAATACGACCTACCAACAAGAGCCTACTGAACAACTTGAAGTGTTGGAGCAGCAAAGAGAGTATTCCACCCTTGATCGAGTAAAATACGTCTTGTCAATGGTCACAGAAAGACCAGTCGACAAAATTTCGAATGGACATGTCGTAGCATCCTTAATTGAAGATTCGCTACAACATGTATTATTAGTGATTGCTCTTGAAGAGCAATTCAATATTGAACTAACAATAGCTGATACTGTTAAGATTCGCACAGTATCAAACTTGTCTGATCACATTTCAAGGATGATGAATGCTAGTTAG